A window from Streptomyces subrutilus encodes these proteins:
- the aspT gene encoding aspartate-alanine antiporter translates to MIDFLNRNIFQPHPELLVFITVAIGFLFGKLRWKAIALGAVTGCLVAGLLLGAQFKVTIDATLKNLFFTMFLFALGYKVGPQFFRGLKKDGLPQVLNAVIVCVTGLLVCWGFAVFLGYGPGLGAGLLGGALTQSAVIGVAQDAIGNLPGLSADQVKEQENLVAVGYAVTYPLGTILCAMLLANVLPRLYRRDLAAESAQLARELDAPSDDPDLHEGYYEVVLRAYTIQRPDLVGRTIEDFEQQQTSLGRRVYLTRVRRDGAILDHTQQTVLREGDVVAVSALRGSLVAFDARTHIGMETDDVELLGYQTETLHVVASEKAQLGKTVAELRQEPFMVGVYVDKLYRSGAEFPYRLSTQVERGDTLVLSGPRRLVRPAGTAIGKPVPTSFATDMIWVGLGIFLGGCLGIPALTAGGVPISLSTSGGALIMGLVFGWIRGRYPTYGNVPPGAQWFMDTLGLCLFVAVVGLNAGPSFTSGLASAGWGLLLFGAIATLIPLIVGFLVGHHLQKIRFPILMGVLAGGQTTTAAIGAVNEQSKSQVPVLGYTIPYAISNVLLTIWGAVIVLLNH, encoded by the coding sequence ATGATCGACTTCCTCAACCGGAACATCTTCCAACCCCACCCCGAACTGCTCGTCTTCATCACCGTCGCCATCGGCTTCCTCTTCGGGAAGCTCCGCTGGAAGGCGATCGCCCTGGGCGCCGTCACCGGCTGCCTGGTGGCCGGGCTGCTGCTCGGCGCCCAGTTCAAGGTGACCATCGACGCCACCCTGAAGAACCTCTTCTTCACGATGTTCCTGTTCGCGCTCGGCTACAAGGTCGGCCCGCAGTTCTTCCGCGGCCTGAAGAAGGACGGCCTGCCGCAGGTCCTCAACGCCGTCATCGTCTGCGTCACCGGCCTGCTGGTCTGCTGGGGCTTCGCCGTCTTCCTCGGCTACGGCCCCGGCCTCGGCGCCGGACTGCTCGGCGGCGCGCTCACCCAGTCCGCCGTCATCGGCGTCGCCCAGGACGCCATCGGCAACCTGCCGGGCCTCTCCGCCGACCAGGTCAAGGAGCAGGAGAACCTCGTCGCCGTCGGGTACGCCGTCACCTACCCCCTCGGCACCATCCTGTGCGCCATGCTCCTGGCCAACGTGCTGCCCCGGCTCTACCGCCGCGACCTCGCCGCCGAGAGCGCCCAGCTCGCCCGCGAGCTCGACGCGCCCAGCGACGACCCCGACCTCCACGAGGGCTACTACGAGGTGGTGCTGCGCGCGTACACCATCCAGCGCCCCGACCTCGTCGGCCGCACCATCGAGGACTTCGAGCAGCAGCAGACGTCGCTCGGCCGCCGCGTCTACCTCACGCGGGTCCGCCGCGACGGCGCGATCCTCGACCACACCCAGCAGACCGTGCTGCGCGAGGGCGACGTGGTCGCCGTCAGCGCCCTGCGCGGCTCGCTCGTCGCGTTCGACGCCCGCACCCACATCGGCATGGAGACCGACGACGTCGAACTGCTGGGCTACCAGACCGAGACGCTGCACGTCGTCGCCTCGGAGAAGGCCCAGCTCGGCAAGACCGTCGCCGAGCTCCGCCAGGAGCCGTTCATGGTCGGCGTGTACGTCGACAAGCTGTACCGGTCCGGCGCGGAGTTCCCCTACCGGCTGTCCACGCAGGTCGAGCGCGGGGACACGCTGGTGCTGTCCGGGCCGCGCAGGCTGGTGCGGCCCGCCGGGACGGCCATCGGCAAGCCCGTCCCCACCAGCTTCGCCACCGACATGATCTGGGTCGGCCTCGGCATCTTCCTCGGCGGCTGCCTCGGCATCCCCGCGCTCACGGCCGGCGGGGTCCCGATCTCGCTGTCCACCTCGGGCGGCGCGCTGATCATGGGCCTGGTCTTCGGCTGGATCCGCGGCCGGTACCCGACGTACGGCAACGTACCGCCCGGCGCCCAGTGGTTCATGGACACCCTCGGGCTCTGCCTGTTCGTCGCGGTCGTCGGCCTCAACGCCGGCCCCAGCTTCACCAGCGGCCTCGCCTCGGCCGGCTGGGGGCTGCTGCTCTTCGGCGCGATCGCCACCCTGATCCCGCTGATCGTCGGCTTCCTCGTCGGACACCACCTGCAGAAGATCCGCTTCCCGATCCTGATGGGCGTCCTGGCCGGCGGACAGACCACCACGGCCGCGATCGGCGCCGTCAACGAGCAGTCCAAGTCCCAGGTCCCGGTGCTCGGCTACACGATCCCGTACGCCATCAGCAACGTGCTGCTGACGATCTGGGGCGCCGTCATCGTCCTCCTCAACCACTGA
- the aspT gene encoding aspartate-alanine antiporter, translating to MGVLRDNPEFALFLCLAVGYLVGKIRVGPITLGGICGTLIVSLLLGAWATIQIDADVKTIFFALFIFALGYMAGPQFFANLNRKSLRFFALCGIELVSVLALAYLLAKAFDLDVGTASGILAGAATESAVVGTATEAIGKLPGLTAEQISTYQGHVATAYTVCYLFGLVTIVIYTSQIMPMLMRINLRDASRELWEKMRGGGGSLESDEREALPGLVGRTYLVTHADGRTVGDLESSLGGRVTVEAVRRGSKNLTPAPRLELTLSDLVLIVGRRANAIEAGRQIGPETSGIPGLDTALATSQIAVTDRSVSGKSLDGIQREHPEFARDGVYVTDVLRNDQHLPATPDTVVQRGDVLTLVGARSGLNRIVEKIGTVAKNDATDFIYLGFGIAFGSLLGQIVVRFGGVPLSLGTGGGCLISGLLFGWFRSRRQTFGAFPPQAAATIKDMGLAVFIACTGLTSGPQAWPLLKEYGALLPFAGIAMVLVPATLSLFVGRKLLKIEQPLLIGAIAGQQCSTPAITSVTQVAQSSVPMLGYTITYALSNFLLPLTGPILVGILGA from the coding sequence ATGGGCGTGCTGCGTGACAATCCGGAGTTCGCCCTCTTCCTCTGTCTGGCCGTCGGCTACCTCGTCGGCAAGATCCGCGTGGGCCCGATCACCCTCGGCGGCATCTGCGGCACCCTGATCGTCTCGCTGCTGCTCGGCGCCTGGGCGACGATCCAGATCGACGCGGACGTCAAGACCATCTTCTTCGCGCTGTTCATCTTCGCCCTCGGCTACATGGCCGGACCCCAGTTCTTCGCCAACCTCAACCGCAAGAGCCTGCGCTTCTTCGCTCTCTGCGGCATCGAGCTGGTCTCCGTCCTGGCCCTCGCGTACCTGCTCGCCAAGGCCTTCGACCTGGACGTGGGCACCGCCTCGGGCATCCTCGCCGGCGCGGCCACCGAATCCGCCGTCGTCGGCACCGCCACCGAGGCCATCGGCAAACTGCCCGGCCTGACCGCGGAGCAGATCAGCACCTACCAGGGCCACGTGGCCACCGCCTACACGGTCTGCTACCTCTTCGGCCTCGTCACCATCGTGATCTACACCAGCCAGATCATGCCGATGCTGATGCGCATCAACCTGCGCGACGCCTCCCGCGAGCTGTGGGAGAAGATGCGCGGGGGCGGCGGCAGCCTGGAGAGCGACGAGCGCGAGGCCCTGCCCGGGCTCGTCGGGCGCACCTACCTGGTCACCCACGCCGACGGCCGCACCGTCGGCGACCTGGAATCGAGCCTCGGCGGCCGGGTCACCGTCGAGGCCGTACGGCGCGGATCGAAGAACCTCACCCCCGCGCCCCGGCTGGAGCTCACCCTCTCCGACCTGGTGCTCATCGTCGGCCGCCGGGCCAACGCCATCGAGGCCGGCCGCCAGATCGGGCCCGAGACCTCCGGCATTCCCGGCCTCGACACGGCCCTGGCCACCAGCCAGATCGCCGTCACCGACCGCTCCGTGTCCGGCAAGTCCCTGGACGGCATCCAGCGCGAGCACCCCGAGTTCGCCCGCGACGGGGTGTACGTCACCGACGTGCTGCGCAACGACCAGCACCTTCCCGCCACCCCCGACACCGTGGTCCAACGCGGCGACGTCCTCACCCTGGTCGGCGCCCGCTCGGGCCTGAACCGGATCGTCGAGAAGATCGGCACCGTCGCCAAGAACGACGCCACCGACTTCATCTACCTCGGCTTCGGCATCGCGTTCGGCTCGCTCCTCGGCCAGATCGTGGTCCGCTTCGGCGGGGTCCCGCTCTCCCTGGGCACCGGCGGCGGCTGCCTGATCTCCGGACTGCTCTTCGGCTGGTTCCGCTCCCGCCGCCAGACCTTCGGGGCCTTCCCCCCGCAGGCCGCCGCGACCATCAAGGACATGGGCCTCGCGGTGTTCATCGCCTGCACCGGGCTGACCTCGGGCCCGCAGGCGTGGCCGCTGCTCAAGGAGTACGGGGCCCTGCTGCCCTTCGCGGGGATCGCCATGGTCCTCGTACCGGCCACGCTCTCGCTGTTCGTCGGCCGCAAACTGCTGAAGATCGAACAACCCCTGCTCATCGGGGCCATCGCCGGCCAGCAGTGCTCCACCCCGGCCATCACCTCCGTCACCCAGGTCGCCCAGAGCTCCGTACCGATGCTCGGCTACACGATCACGTACGCCCTCTCCAACTTCCTGCTCCCGCTGACCGGTCCGATCCTCGTCGGCATCCTCGGCGCCTGA
- a CDS encoding AMP-dependent synthetase/ligase, with the protein MPTNLRLPGRPEETTLPALLARNAAEHGELPALSWRAGRAPGEWTTLSWTEVRRQVAVLASGYAALGVGRGERVLLMMGNRPEHWLSDLALVHLGAVPVTVYGTSAPEQIAHIARHSGARIAVVEGAREVARWEPLLADAGVPLERLVVADAAQAGPHGSYASLYAGGARVHAADAFEKAWREVRPEDPLTVVYTSGTTGDPKGVPLTHRNLLLQAVRTDRRVDLPEHAEHICYLPFAHIAERVLGIYLPLLRAAHVRLCADPTAVAGVVRELRPVQFFGVPRVWEKLAASVRAVLALLPEEQRSAIEAANDLARTRAGHLERGEEVPAEVAAAYATAKERVLDPLLARAGMDRLVWTASATAPMPIDVVRFWAGWGITIMDAWGLTETSGVCTVNSPDGFRLGSVGRPIEGLELKVAPDGEVLTRGATVFGGYLRPDGSLEDASDAEGWFPTGDVGRIDEDGFLWLTDRKKELIITSNGKNVSPALVENTVKEHPLIGQALVHGDGRSYLVALLVLDPELAPAWAAARGIGTTAPAELAGHPAVREEIARAVASANARLNRTEQIKRYRVLTEEWGPESGELTPSLKLRRRVVRAKYGALIEGLYEEPYEEPYDERVDQPHAEPYGDPHRGG; encoded by the coding sequence ATGCCCACGAACCTGCGACTGCCCGGACGACCCGAAGAGACCACCCTGCCCGCCCTGCTCGCCCGCAACGCCGCCGAGCACGGAGAACTGCCGGCCCTCTCGTGGCGCGCCGGCCGCGCCCCCGGCGAGTGGACCACCCTGAGCTGGACCGAGGTCCGCCGCCAGGTCGCCGTCCTCGCCTCCGGGTACGCCGCCCTCGGCGTCGGCCGGGGCGAGCGCGTGCTGCTGATGATGGGCAACCGCCCCGAGCACTGGCTGAGCGACCTGGCCCTCGTCCACCTCGGCGCCGTGCCCGTCACCGTGTACGGGACCTCCGCGCCCGAGCAGATCGCCCACATCGCCCGCCACAGCGGGGCCCGGATCGCGGTCGTCGAGGGTGCCCGCGAGGTCGCCCGCTGGGAACCGCTGCTCGCCGACGCCGGTGTCCCGCTGGAGCGGCTGGTCGTGGCCGACGCCGCCCAGGCCGGCCCGCACGGCAGCTACGCCTCCCTCTACGCGGGCGGCGCCCGGGTGCACGCCGCCGACGCCTTCGAGAAGGCCTGGCGGGAGGTGCGCCCCGAGGACCCGCTGACCGTCGTGTACACCTCCGGCACCACCGGCGACCCCAAGGGCGTCCCGCTCACCCACCGCAACCTGCTGCTCCAGGCCGTCCGGACCGACCGCCGGGTGGACCTGCCCGAACACGCCGAGCACATCTGCTACCTGCCGTTCGCGCACATCGCCGAACGCGTCCTGGGCATCTACCTGCCCCTGCTGCGCGCCGCGCACGTACGGCTGTGCGCCGACCCGACCGCCGTGGCCGGCGTCGTCCGCGAGCTGCGCCCGGTGCAGTTTTTCGGGGTGCCGCGGGTCTGGGAGAAGCTCGCCGCCTCCGTCCGGGCCGTCCTCGCCCTGCTGCCCGAGGAACAGCGGTCCGCCATCGAGGCCGCCAACGACCTGGCCCGCACCCGCGCCGGCCACCTGGAGCGCGGCGAGGAGGTCCCGGCCGAGGTCGCGGCCGCGTACGCGACGGCGAAGGAACGGGTGCTGGACCCGCTGCTCGCGCGGGCGGGCATGGACCGGCTGGTGTGGACGGCCAGCGCGACGGCCCCGATGCCGATCGACGTGGTGCGCTTCTGGGCCGGCTGGGGCATCACCATCATGGACGCCTGGGGACTCACCGAGACCTCCGGCGTGTGCACGGTCAACAGCCCGGACGGCTTCCGGCTCGGCTCGGTGGGCCGGCCGATCGAGGGGCTGGAGCTGAAGGTCGCGCCGGACGGCGAGGTCCTCACCCGGGGCGCGACCGTCTTCGGCGGCTACCTGCGGCCCGACGGCTCGCTGGAGGACGCCTCCGACGCGGAGGGCTGGTTCCCGACCGGGGACGTCGGCCGCATCGACGAGGACGGGTTCCTCTGGCTGACCGACCGCAAGAAGGAGCTGATCATCACCTCGAACGGCAAGAACGTCTCGCCGGCGCTGGTGGAGAACACGGTCAAGGAACACCCGCTGATCGGACAGGCCCTGGTCCACGGCGACGGCCGCTCCTACCTCGTCGCCCTGCTCGTCCTGGACCCGGAACTGGCCCCGGCCTGGGCCGCCGCCCGCGGCATCGGGACCACCGCCCCCGCCGAGCTGGCCGGACACCCCGCGGTCCGGGAGGAGATAGCCCGCGCCGTCGCGTCGGCCAACGCCCGGCTCAACCGCACCGAGCAGATCAAGCGGTACCGCGTCCTGACCGAGGAGTGGGGCCCCGAGAGCGGCGAACTGACCCCCTCGCTCAAGCTGCGCCGCAGGGTGGTCCGCGCGAAGTACGGGGCGCTGATCGAGGGGCTGTACGAGGAGCCGTACGAGGAGCCGTACGACGAGCGGGTGGATCAGCCGCACGCAGAGCCGTACGGGGACCCGCACCGGGGCGGGTAA
- a CDS encoding MerR family transcriptional regulator translates to MADQAPEPMLTVDELAARAGVTVRTVRFYSTRGLLPPPVIGPRRVGHYGPEHLSRLALIEELQHQGMTLSAIERYLDALPDDLSAHDLAIHRAMVASWAPDAAREASRAELEKRAGRSLSDTDLRRLTAMNVLAASGDGFRVDVGLLRLGVALLDVPIAHETILAARRVLVDHTRSAAHELTALFRDEVWGPFTRDESDPERVESMKALSAHMQPMVVQALVTAFQRSLREELRAAFVSGDEDGRGDGDGRGDGVHG, encoded by the coding sequence ATGGCCGACCAGGCACCCGAGCCGATGCTCACCGTGGACGAGCTGGCGGCCCGGGCGGGCGTCACCGTCCGCACCGTACGGTTCTACAGCACGCGCGGCCTTTTGCCCCCTCCCGTGATCGGCCCTCGTCGCGTGGGCCACTACGGGCCCGAGCACCTCTCCCGGCTGGCCCTGATCGAGGAGTTGCAGCACCAGGGCATGACGCTGTCCGCCATCGAGCGGTACCTGGACGCGCTGCCCGACGACCTGAGCGCACACGACCTGGCCATCCACCGTGCCATGGTGGCCAGTTGGGCACCGGACGCGGCGCGGGAGGCCTCGCGGGCGGAGCTGGAGAAGCGGGCCGGGCGGAGCCTGTCGGACACCGATCTGCGGCGGCTGACGGCGATGAACGTGCTCGCCGCCTCCGGGGACGGGTTCCGGGTGGACGTGGGGCTGCTGCGGCTGGGGGTGGCGCTGCTGGACGTGCCGATCGCGCACGAGACGATCCTGGCGGCGCGGCGGGTGCTGGTGGATCACACGCGGTCGGCGGCGCACGAGCTGACGGCGCTGTTCCGGGACGAGGTGTGGGGGCCGTTCACCCGGGACGAGAGCGACCCGGAGCGGGTGGAGTCGATGAAGGCGCTGTCGGCGCACATGCAGCCGATGGTGGTGCAGGCCCTGGTGACGGCCTTCCAGCGGTCGCTGCGCGAGGAGTTGCGGGCGGCCTTCGTCTCCGGCGACGAGGACGGGCGCGGAGACGGGGACGGGCGCGGGGACGGCGTTCACGGGTGA
- a CDS encoding 3-hydroxyacyl-CoA dehydrogenase NAD-binding domain-containing protein — protein sequence MTETRTIRWEQDETGVVTLVLDDPDQSANTMNQAFKDSIAAIADRAEAEKDSIRGIVFTSAKKTFFAGGDLKDMIRLRPEDARLAFDTGTEIKASLRRIETLGKPVVAAINGAALGGGYEIALASHHRIALDAPGSKIGLPEVTLGLLPAGGGVTRTVRLMGIADALLKVLLQGTQYNPKRALENGLVHELASTPEEMLAKARAFIDANPESRQPWDVPGYRIPGGTPSNPRFAANLPAFPANLKKQLNGAPYPAPRNILACAVEGSQVDFETALTIEARYFTELVTGQTAKNMIQAFFFDLQAVNAGRSRPGGASPRTVRKVAVLGAGMMGAGIAYSCARAGIEVVLKDVTAEAAAKGRAYSEKLLDKAVARGRTTEARRAELLGRITPTADPADLAGCDAVIEAVFEDTALKHTVFQEIQDVVAPDALLCSNTSTLPISGLADGVGRPADFIGLHFFSPVDKMPLVEIIKGERTGDEAVARAFDLVRQINKTPIVVNDSRGFFTSRVIGQFINEGVAMVGEGIEPASVEQAAAQAGYPAKVLSLMDELTLTLPRKIRVETRKAFEAEGRSWAEHPADSVIDRMVDEFGRPGRSGGAGFYAYDEAGRRDGLWPGLREHFTKPGHEIPFEDMKERMLFSEALDSIRCLDEGVLTSVADANIGSIMGIGFPAWTGGVLQYVNGYAGGLPGFVARARELAETYGERFAPPASLVEKAERGETYRD from the coding sequence ATGACCGAGACCCGCACCATCCGCTGGGAACAGGACGAGACCGGCGTCGTCACCCTGGTCCTCGACGACCCCGACCAGTCCGCCAACACGATGAACCAGGCCTTCAAGGACTCCATCGCCGCGATCGCCGACCGCGCCGAGGCCGAGAAGGACTCCATCCGCGGCATCGTCTTCACCTCCGCCAAGAAGACCTTCTTCGCGGGCGGCGACCTCAAGGACATGATCCGGCTCCGCCCCGAGGACGCTCGGCTCGCCTTCGACACCGGTACCGAGATCAAGGCCTCGCTGCGCCGCATCGAGACCCTCGGCAAGCCCGTCGTCGCGGCCATCAACGGGGCCGCCCTGGGAGGCGGTTACGAGATCGCCCTCGCCTCCCACCACCGGATCGCCCTCGACGCGCCCGGCTCGAAGATCGGCCTGCCCGAGGTCACCCTCGGTCTGCTGCCGGCCGGCGGCGGCGTGACCCGGACCGTACGGCTCATGGGCATCGCCGACGCGCTGCTCAAGGTGCTGCTCCAGGGGACCCAGTACAACCCGAAGCGGGCCCTGGAGAACGGCCTGGTCCACGAACTGGCCTCCACTCCCGAGGAGATGCTCGCCAAGGCCCGCGCCTTCATCGACGCGAACCCCGAGTCGCGGCAGCCCTGGGACGTGCCCGGTTACCGGATTCCCGGCGGCACCCCGTCGAACCCGCGCTTCGCCGCCAACCTCCCGGCCTTCCCGGCCAACCTGAAGAAGCAGCTGAACGGAGCCCCCTACCCGGCCCCGCGCAACATCCTGGCCTGCGCCGTCGAGGGCTCCCAGGTGGACTTCGAGACCGCGCTGACCATCGAGGCCCGCTACTTCACCGAGCTGGTCACCGGCCAGACCGCGAAGAACATGATCCAGGCCTTCTTCTTCGACCTCCAGGCCGTCAACGCCGGCCGCAGCCGCCCCGGGGGCGCGTCCCCGCGCACCGTCCGCAAGGTGGCCGTCCTCGGCGCCGGCATGATGGGCGCCGGCATCGCCTACTCCTGTGCCCGCGCGGGCATCGAGGTCGTCCTCAAGGACGTCACCGCCGAGGCCGCCGCCAAGGGCCGGGCGTACTCCGAGAAGCTGCTCGACAAGGCCGTCGCCCGCGGCCGTACGACCGAGGCCCGGCGCGCCGAGCTGCTGGGCCGCATCACCCCGACCGCCGACCCCGCCGACCTCGCGGGCTGCGACGCGGTCATCGAGGCGGTCTTCGAGGACACCGCGCTCAAGCACACGGTGTTCCAGGAGATCCAGGACGTCGTCGCCCCCGACGCGCTGCTCTGCTCCAACACCTCCACCCTGCCGATCTCCGGGCTCGCGGACGGCGTCGGGCGCCCCGCCGACTTCATCGGCCTGCACTTCTTCTCGCCCGTGGACAAGATGCCCCTGGTCGAGATCATCAAGGGGGAGCGGACCGGCGACGAGGCCGTCGCCCGCGCCTTCGACCTGGTGCGCCAGATCAACAAGACCCCGATCGTGGTCAACGACTCACGCGGCTTCTTCACCTCGCGCGTCATCGGCCAGTTCATCAACGAGGGCGTGGCGATGGTCGGCGAGGGCATCGAGCCCGCCTCCGTCGAACAGGCCGCGGCCCAGGCCGGCTACCCGGCCAAGGTCCTCTCCCTGATGGACGAGCTCACCCTCACCCTCCCGCGCAAGATCCGGGTCGAGACCCGCAAGGCCTTCGAGGCCGAGGGCCGCAGCTGGGCCGAACACCCCGCGGACTCCGTCATCGACCGCATGGTCGACGAGTTCGGCCGCCCCGGTCGCAGCGGCGGAGCGGGCTTCTACGCGTACGACGAGGCCGGCCGGCGCGACGGCCTCTGGCCCGGCCTGCGCGAGCACTTCACCAAGCCCGGCCACGAGATCCCCTTCGAGGACATGAAGGAGCGGATGCTCTTCTCCGAGGCGCTGGACAGCATCCGCTGCCTCGACGAGGGCGTCCTCACCTCGGTGGCCGACGCCAACATCGGCTCCATCATGGGCATCGGCTTCCCGGCCTGGACGGGCGGCGTGCTCCAGTACGTCAACGGCTACGCGGGCGGCCTGCCCGGCTTCGTGGCCAGGGCGCGCGAGCTGGCCGAGACGTACGGCGAGCGCTTCGCCCCGCCCGCCTCGCTCGTGGAGAAGGCCGAACGGGGCGAGACCTACCGGGACTGA
- a CDS encoding acetyl-CoA C-acetyltransferase, which yields MSTEAYVYDAIRTPRGRGKANGALHGTKPIDLVVGLIHALRERNPGLDPAAIDDIVLGVVGPVGDQGSDIARIAAIAAGLPDTVAGVQENRFCASGLEAVNLAAAKVRSGWEDLVLAGGVESMSRVPMASDGGAWFADPMTNWDTGFVPQGIGADLIATIEGFSRRDVDEYAALSQERAAAAIKDGRFTRSVVPVTDRNGLVVLDHDEFVRPGTTADTLARLKPSFADIGDLGGFDAVALQKYHWVEKIDHVHHAGNSSGIVDGASLVAIGSREAGERGGLTPRARIVSAAVSGSEPTIMLTGPAPATRKALAKAGLTIDDIDLIEINEAFAGVVLRFVKDMGVSLDKVNVNGGAIALGHPLGATGAMILGTLVDELERQDKRYGLVTLCVGGGMGVATIVERS from the coding sequence GTGAGCACCGAAGCTTACGTATACGACGCGATCCGCACCCCGCGCGGCCGCGGCAAGGCCAACGGCGCCCTGCACGGCACCAAGCCGATCGACCTGGTCGTCGGCCTCATCCACGCCCTGCGCGAGCGCAACCCCGGCCTGGACCCGGCCGCCATCGACGACATCGTGCTCGGCGTCGTCGGCCCGGTCGGCGACCAGGGCTCCGACATCGCCCGCATCGCGGCCATCGCCGCCGGACTCCCGGACACCGTCGCGGGCGTCCAGGAGAACCGCTTCTGCGCCTCCGGCCTGGAAGCCGTCAACCTGGCCGCCGCCAAGGTCCGGTCCGGCTGGGAGGACCTGGTCCTCGCGGGCGGCGTGGAGTCCATGTCCCGCGTGCCGATGGCCTCCGACGGCGGCGCCTGGTTCGCCGACCCGATGACCAACTGGGACACCGGCTTCGTCCCGCAGGGCATCGGCGCCGACCTGATCGCCACCATCGAGGGCTTCTCCCGGCGCGACGTGGACGAGTACGCGGCCCTCTCCCAGGAGCGGGCCGCCGCCGCCATCAAGGACGGCCGCTTCACCCGCTCCGTCGTCCCCGTCACCGACCGCAACGGCCTGGTCGTCCTGGACCACGACGAGTTCGTCCGCCCCGGCACCACCGCGGACACCCTCGCCAGGCTGAAGCCGTCCTTCGCGGACATCGGCGACCTCGGCGGCTTCGACGCCGTCGCCCTGCAGAAGTACCACTGGGTCGAGAAGATCGACCACGTCCACCACGCCGGCAACTCCTCCGGCATCGTCGACGGCGCCTCGCTCGTCGCGATCGGCTCCCGCGAGGCGGGCGAGCGGGGCGGCCTCACCCCCCGCGCCCGGATCGTCTCGGCGGCCGTGTCCGGCTCCGAACCCACCATCATGCTCACCGGCCCCGCACCGGCCACCCGCAAGGCCCTCGCCAAGGCCGGGCTGACCATCGACGACATCGACCTGATCGAGATCAACGAGGCCTTCGCCGGCGTCGTGCTCCGCTTCGTCAAGGACATGGGCGTCTCCCTCGACAAGGTCAACGTCAACGGCGGCGCCATCGCACTGGGCCACCCGCTCGGCGCCACCGGCGCGATGATCCTCGGCACCCTCGTCGACGAACTGGAGCGCCAGGACAAGCGCTACGGGCTCGTCACCCTGTGCGTCGGCGGCGGCATGGGCGTCGCCACCATCGTCGAACGGAGCTAG
- a CDS encoding acyl-CoA dehydrogenase family protein, protein MKRQIFDADHEAFRGTVRTFLAKEVLPHYEQWEKDGIVSREAWLAAGRQGLLGLAVPEEYGGGGNPDFRYAAVIAEEFTRAGAPGLAIGLHNDIIGPYLTSLATEEQKRRWLPGFCSGETITAIAMTEPGAGSDLQGIRTTAEDRGDHWVLNGSKTFISNGILADLVVVVAKTTPEGGARGLSLLVVERGAEGFERGRNLDKIGQKAQDTAELFFRDVRVPKENLLGERDGAFVHLMTNLAQERMGIAMAGIAAAEHLLEITTAYVKEREAFGRPLARLQHIRFEIAEMATECAVTRSFLDRCIADHAAGELDHVHASMAKWWATELQKRVADRCLQLHGGYGYMTEYRVARAFTDGRIQTIYGGTTEIMKEIIGRSLLG, encoded by the coding sequence ATGAAGCGCCAGATCTTCGACGCCGACCACGAGGCGTTCCGCGGGACCGTCCGCACCTTCCTCGCCAAGGAGGTGCTGCCCCACTACGAACAGTGGGAGAAGGACGGCATCGTCAGTCGCGAGGCCTGGCTCGCCGCCGGCCGGCAGGGGCTGCTGGGCCTGGCCGTCCCCGAGGAGTACGGCGGCGGCGGGAACCCCGACTTCCGCTACGCGGCCGTGATCGCCGAGGAGTTCACCCGGGCGGGCGCGCCCGGGCTCGCCATCGGCCTGCACAACGACATCATCGGGCCCTACCTGACCTCGCTGGCCACCGAGGAGCAGAAGCGGCGCTGGCTGCCGGGCTTCTGCTCGGGCGAGACCATCACGGCCATCGCCATGACCGAGCCGGGCGCCGGCTCCGACCTCCAGGGCATCCGGACGACGGCCGAGGACCGCGGCGACCACTGGGTGCTCAACGGGTCCAAGACGTTCATCTCCAACGGCATCCTCGCCGACCTGGTCGTCGTGGTCGCGAAGACCACCCCCGAGGGCGGGGCGCGCGGCCTGTCGCTGCTGGTCGTCGAGCGCGGCGCGGAGGGCTTCGAGCGCGGCCGCAACCTGGACAAGATCGGCCAGAAGGCCCAGGACACGGCCGAGTTGTTCTTCCGCGACGTGCGCGTGCCCAAGGAGAACCTGCTGGGCGAGCGCGACGGCGCCTTCGTCCACCTGATGACCAACCTCGCCCAGGAGCGGATGGGCATCGCCATGGCCGGCATCGCGGCGGCCGAGCACCTGCTGGAGATCACCACGGCGTACGTCAAGGAGCGCGAGGCCTTCGGCCGGCCGCTCGCCAGGCTCCAGCACATCCGCTTCGAGATCGCCGAGATGGCCACCGAGTGCGCCGTCACCCGTTCCTTCCTCGACCGGTGCATCGCCGACCACGCCGCCGGGGAGCTCGACCACGTCCACGCCTCGATGGCGAAGTGGTGGGCGACCGAGCTCCAGAAGCGGGTGGCCGACCGCTGCCTGCAACTCCACGGCGGATACGGATACATGACCGAATACCGGGTGGCCCGGGCCTTCACCGACGGCCGCATCCAGACCATCTACGGCGGTACGACCGAGATCATGAAGGAGATCATCGGCCGCTCCCTCCTCGGCTGA